A stretch of the Bacillus sp. B-jedd genome encodes the following:
- the prpE gene encoding bis(5'-nucleosyl)-tetraphosphatase PrpE, translated as MELDIIGDIHGCYSELEQLLDKLGYQWVDGLPIHPAGRRLAFLGDLTDRGPESLKTVNLVWTLVVERKMAFYSPGNHCNKLYRYFLGNKVQISHGLETTVAEYEALDHDGQREVKERFIELYEQAPLYQVLDEGKLVIAHAGIRHDYIGKNSAKVKTFVLYGDITGGTNPDGTPIRRDWALKHPGKPIIVYGHTPVSEPRVVHNTYNIDTGAVFGGKLTALRYPEMEFVSVPSSMPYVEEKFRSFS; from the coding sequence ATGGAACTTGATATCATCGGGGATATTCACGGCTGCTACAGCGAACTGGAACAACTGTTGGACAAGCTTGGTTACCAGTGGGTGGACGGGCTGCCGATTCATCCAGCAGGCAGGAGGCTGGCCTTTCTCGGAGATTTAACAGACAGGGGGCCTGAATCATTAAAAACGGTGAATCTCGTTTGGACCCTTGTCGTTGAAAGGAAGATGGCCTTTTATTCTCCCGGAAACCATTGCAATAAGCTGTATAGATATTTCCTCGGCAATAAAGTGCAAATTTCGCACGGCCTTGAAACGACGGTGGCTGAATATGAAGCACTGGATCATGATGGACAGCGAGAGGTTAAAGAGCGTTTCATTGAGCTTTATGAACAGGCCCCACTCTATCAGGTTCTTGACGAAGGAAAGCTCGTCATCGCCCATGCCGGGATCCGCCATGATTATATCGGCAAAAATTCCGCTAAAGTCAAAACGTTTGTCCTCTATGGGGATATCACCGGAGGGACGAATCCAGACGGGACACCAATCCGTCGCGATTGGGCCCTCAAGCATCCCGGCAAGCCTATCATCGTATATGGTCATACTCCAGTCAGCGAACCGAGGGTGGTCCATAATACGTACAATATCGATACTGGGGCTGTCTTCGGCGGAAAGCTAACGGCATTGCGGTATCCGGAAATGGAATTTGTCTCTGTGCCATCCTCGATGCCTTATGTCGAGGAAAAGTTCAGGAGTTTTTCTTGA
- the spoVAC gene encoding stage V sporulation protein AC → MGGTKQKTAEQEKYEQLQKKHEVKRPVLKNCLKAFWVGGTICLIGQALSYFYIHFFNFTEQTAGNPTVATLVFFSMLLTGFGIYDHLGQYAGAGSAVPVTGFGNAVISAAIEHRTEGFVLGVGGNMFKLAGSVILFGVFSAFVVALIKTLLVMWGVI, encoded by the coding sequence ATGGGCGGGACAAAACAAAAAACGGCCGAGCAGGAGAAGTATGAACAACTCCAGAAAAAGCACGAAGTAAAGCGGCCAGTTTTAAAGAATTGCCTGAAGGCTTTTTGGGTTGGCGGGACAATCTGCCTAATCGGACAGGCCCTCAGTTATTTTTATATTCACTTTTTCAATTTTACGGAGCAAACGGCCGGTAATCCGACCGTGGCGACGCTCGTCTTTTTTTCAATGCTCCTGACGGGATTCGGGATTTACGATCATCTCGGGCAATATGCCGGAGCAGGCAGCGCTGTGCCGGTTACTGGCTTTGGCAACGCGGTCATTTCCGCGGCGATTGAACATAGGACAGAAGGGTTTGTGCTCGGCGTTGGCGGAAATATGTTCAAGCTGGCCGGCTCGGTGATCCTTTTCGGCGTTTTTTCAGCGTTTGTCGTTGCCTTGATTAAAACATTGCTGGTCATGTGGGGGGTCATTTGA
- a CDS encoding YhcN/YlaJ family sporulation lipoprotein has translation MKKNVILSVILFVSLAGTACGKRDEADSSRLALMKTADPDPVHTVHSKSKVSEQDVKKDVASYKEIYDVAVIKGEKDILVAYKVRHLQRFRMKAIEKKVTEKLEKKYPDANFTVSSDYKIFLEATRLRDGVENGSYTGKEAEKRLQQIIKLQQEKT, from the coding sequence ATGAAAAAAAATGTGATTCTCTCCGTTATACTCTTTGTCTCATTGGCGGGAACAGCCTGCGGAAAAAGGGATGAGGCAGACAGCAGCAGGCTTGCGCTCATGAAAACAGCCGATCCCGATCCTGTACATACAGTTCACTCGAAATCAAAGGTGTCCGAACAGGATGTGAAAAAAGATGTCGCTTCCTACAAGGAAATTTACGATGTCGCGGTCATTAAGGGTGAGAAAGATATTCTAGTGGCCTATAAGGTAAGGCATTTGCAGCGTTTCCGGATGAAAGCCATTGAGAAAAAGGTCACCGAAAAGCTTGAAAAAAAGTATCCGGACGCCAATTTCACCGTTTCGAGCGACTATAAGATTTTTCTTGAGGCAACAAGGCTTCGTGATGGCGTTGAAAACGGGAGCTATACCGGCAAGGAAGCAGAAAAGCGGCTCCAGCAGATAATTAAATTGCAGCAGGAGAAAACTTAA
- the spoVAD gene encoding stage V sporulation protein AD, whose amino-acid sequence MLTGSQTWIFNNRPEIRSTGVTGGPFEGAGNLSADFDILHDDLWMGEDSYEKAHRLLIDKAIDTALKKGGVSGKEVQFFFAGDLINQITPTSFAARTAQIPYFGLFGACSTSMEGLALSAFILNYGGAEFVLTGASSHNAAVEKQFRYPTEYGGQKPPTAQWTATGAGMALLQKNQGQGKLPVVTSATIGKVIDMGLTDPFNMGGAMAPAAADTISAHFSDTGRDPSYYDLIVTGDLAKIGNSTAFELLKNKGLQIDQNKFRDCGIMLYKDDQPVQAGASGAGCSAIVAYGHLLNELKKGTYQRILVVATGALLSPLTFQQGESIPCIAHAVSIEMDGR is encoded by the coding sequence ATGCTGACGGGCAGCCAGACATGGATATTCAATAACCGGCCTGAAATTCGCTCGACGGGTGTAACGGGAGGGCCATTTGAAGGTGCGGGCAATCTATCCGCTGATTTTGACATCCTTCATGATGATTTATGGATGGGGGAGGACAGTTACGAAAAGGCTCACCGCCTATTGATTGACAAGGCTATTGATACGGCATTGAAAAAGGGCGGCGTCAGCGGGAAAGAAGTCCAATTCTTTTTTGCCGGGGACTTGATCAACCAAATCACCCCGACAAGCTTTGCGGCAAGGACGGCGCAAATTCCCTATTTCGGGCTGTTTGGGGCCTGCTCAACCTCGATGGAAGGGCTGGCGCTGTCAGCTTTCATTTTAAATTATGGGGGAGCGGAATTTGTGCTCACAGGGGCTTCGAGCCACAATGCGGCTGTTGAAAAACAGTTCAGGTATCCGACAGAGTATGGCGGCCAGAAGCCGCCGACGGCCCAGTGGACAGCGACAGGAGCCGGGATGGCCCTTTTGCAAAAAAATCAAGGGCAAGGGAAGTTGCCTGTTGTCACTTCGGCCACTATTGGAAAGGTGATTGACATGGGGCTTACAGACCCCTTCAATATGGGCGGGGCAATGGCTCCGGCGGCGGCTGATACGATTTCGGCTCATTTTTCCGATACCGGGCGCGACCCATCCTACTATGATTTGATTGTGACGGGAGACTTGGCAAAAATCGGCAACAGTACGGCTTTTGAGCTGCTTAAAAATAAAGGGCTGCAAATTGACCAGAACAAGTTCCGGGACTGCGGCATCATGCTTTATAAAGATGATCAGCCGGTCCAGGCCGGCGCGAGCGGGGCGGGCTGCTCGGCCATCGTCGCGTATGGGCATTTGCTGAATGAACTGAAAAAAGGGACATATCAGCGGATTCTCGTTGTCGCAACCGGGGCACTATTGTCGCCTCTGACGTTTCAACAGGGAGAAAGTATCCCCTGTATCGCGCACGCGGTTTCAATTGAAATGGACGGGAGGTGA
- a CDS encoding RluA family pseudouridine synthase: protein MASSRFTLQWKIGRTDSGKMVREFLKEKEISSASLTDIKFKGGNIRVNDCDVTVRHTLAEEDLLEVFFPLEEPSSGVRGEDFHLDIVYEDDYLLVINKPAGMNTIPSREHPTGSFANGLIGYYEKIGLQATSHIVTRLDRDTSGLVLVAKHRHIHHLLSKQQKAGSVKREYEAFAEGELSSLAGTIKEPIGRKSDSIIEREVRADGQYACTHFAVAGRYEQFTHVRLRLETGRTHQIRVHMAFIGHPLLGDDLYGGDTALIGRQALHCMKISFEHPYLGRTLSFEAQLPEDMAALLKK, encoded by the coding sequence ATGGCTTCGAGCCGTTTTACATTGCAATGGAAAATTGGCCGGACTGATTCCGGCAAAATGGTCAGGGAGTTTTTGAAAGAAAAAGAAATCAGCTCTGCCTCCTTGACTGATATAAAATTCAAGGGTGGAAACATCCGGGTAAATGACTGTGATGTAACCGTCCGCCACACACTTGCGGAAGAGGATTTGTTGGAAGTCTTTTTTCCACTGGAAGAGCCATCTTCCGGTGTCCGGGGGGAGGATTTCCACCTCGACATTGTTTACGAAGATGACTACCTGCTTGTCATCAACAAGCCGGCAGGGATGAATACGATTCCTTCGCGCGAACATCCAACTGGCAGCTTTGCCAATGGACTGATTGGCTATTACGAGAAAATCGGACTACAGGCAACTTCCCATATCGTTACAAGGCTTGACCGTGATACGTCCGGCCTGGTTCTTGTCGCCAAGCACCGCCACATCCACCACTTGCTTAGTAAACAGCAAAAAGCGGGCAGTGTGAAGCGGGAATACGAAGCTTTTGCGGAAGGAGAGCTTTCTTCTTTAGCAGGAACCATCAAGGAACCGATCGGCCGGAAATCGGATAGTATTATTGAACGGGAAGTACGGGCGGATGGCCAGTACGCCTGTACCCATTTTGCGGTCGCTGGGCGGTATGAGCAGTTTACCCATGTCCGCCTCAGGCTGGAGACAGGGAGGACCCACCAGATTCGCGTCCATATGGCTTTCATCGGCCATCCGCTCCTCGGCGATGATTTATATGGCGGGGATACAGCATTGATTGGCCGCCAGGCGCTTCACTGCATGAAAATCAGTTTTGAGCACCCTTATTTAGGCCGGACACTTTCGTTTGAGGCGCAGCTGCCGGAAGACATGGCAGCGCTTTTGAAAAAGTGA
- a CDS encoding CYTH domain-containing protein yields MGQNIEIEFKNLLQKDEFERISEHFGLLEDSFKKQVNHYFDTQEFSLKDKGSALRIREKGGQSILTLKQPHEEGLLETDQLLSQKEAEAVLEEGALPAGRVAVEIGKLGVNVSDLSYFGTLATTRAELPYQNGLLVLDHSTYLDTEDYELEYEAAEYSEGKQTFETLLHQLGIPERQTPNKIRRFYTRKQELK; encoded by the coding sequence GTGGGACAGAACATTGAAATCGAATTTAAAAACCTTCTGCAAAAGGATGAGTTTGAACGGATAAGTGAACATTTCGGCCTTTTAGAGGATTCATTCAAAAAACAAGTGAACCATTATTTCGATACACAGGAGTTTTCATTAAAAGACAAAGGATCTGCGCTCCGGATCCGTGAAAAAGGAGGACAAAGCATCCTTACGCTGAAACAGCCTCATGAGGAAGGATTGCTTGAAACTGACCAATTACTTTCGCAAAAAGAAGCGGAAGCGGTCTTGGAGGAAGGAGCTCTTCCAGCCGGCAGGGTAGCCGTTGAAATTGGCAAGCTTGGGGTCAACGTCTCCGACCTGTCCTATTTCGGGACATTGGCCACAACAAGGGCAGAGCTCCCCTATCAAAACGGCCTTCTTGTCCTTGATCACAGCACATACCTCGATACCGAAGATTACGAACTCGAATACGAAGCCGCCGAATACTCCGAAGGAAAACAAACATTCGAAACCCTCCTTCACCAACTCGGCATCCCCGAAAGACAAACTCCCAACAAAATCCGCCGCTTCTACACGAGAAAACAGGAATTGAAGTGA
- the fabI gene encoding enoyl-ACP reductase FabI, whose protein sequence is MSLSLKGKTYVVMGVANKRSIAWGIARSLHNAGARLIFTYAGERLGDSVRELADSLEAEGTMVLPCDISSDAEIKICFDKIREEVGKINGIAHCIAFANKEELNGEYMNTTREGFLLAHNISSYSLTAVAKEARDMLAEGGSIVTMTYLGGERAIPNYNVMGVAKASLDASVRYLAADLGKDNIRVNSISAGPIRTLSAKGVSDFNNILKVIEEKAPLRRATTTEEVGDTAVFLFSDMSRGITGENIHVDSGFHIL, encoded by the coding sequence ATGAGTTTATCATTAAAAGGAAAAACATATGTAGTCATGGGTGTTGCAAATAAGCGGAGCATTGCTTGGGGGATTGCAAGGTCTCTTCATAATGCCGGCGCACGCCTGATTTTTACGTACGCTGGGGAGCGTCTCGGCGATTCAGTCCGCGAATTGGCTGATTCACTTGAAGCAGAAGGGACAATGGTCCTTCCTTGCGACATTTCTTCCGATGCGGAAATCAAGATATGCTTTGATAAAATCCGTGAAGAAGTTGGCAAAATAAACGGCATCGCCCACTGCATTGCTTTTGCCAATAAAGAGGAACTTAACGGTGAGTACATGAATACCACTCGAGAAGGCTTCCTGCTTGCACATAATATCTCTTCCTATTCACTGACAGCAGTTGCGAAGGAAGCGCGTGACATGCTGGCAGAGGGAGGCAGCATCGTAACCATGACGTATTTAGGCGGCGAGCGCGCGATTCCGAATTACAATGTCATGGGCGTTGCAAAGGCATCATTGGATGCAAGCGTCCGCTATCTGGCTGCAGACCTTGGCAAGGATAATATTCGTGTCAACTCTATTTCCGCTGGTCCGATCCGTACACTATCCGCGAAAGGCGTCAGCGATTTTAACAATATCCTTAAGGTTATCGAGGAAAAAGCTCCGCTTCGCCGCGCAACAACGACTGAAGAAGTCGGCGACACAGCGGTATTCCTGTTCAGCGACATGTCCCGTGGTATCACAGGCGAAAACATCCATGTCGATTCAGGGTTCCACATTCTATAA
- the pepF gene encoding oligoendopeptidase F, whose protein sequence is MANESAVKKLPARDEVPVEQTWRLEDIFETDEAWEKEFQAVKELIPEISEYRGMLEESADSLYSALQKQDHLLERLGKMYTYSHMRYDQDTGNSFYQGLDSRMKALYSQAASQLAFIVPEILSIDEGKIKGYLEEKPELKLYEHALEEINLQRPHILSAEQEALLAEAGEVMAASSNTFGMLNNADLEFPTIKDENGEEVEVTHGRYSRFLESADQRVRHDAFKAVYETYGNFKNTFSSTLGGQVKKDNFNARVRNYKSARHAALAANNIPESVYDNLVNTVNDNLGLLHRYVKLRKKVLGVNELHMYDLYAPLVKDVKMEIEYDEARELVLKGLAPLGEEYQSILKEGFENRWVDVHENKGKRSGAYSSGAYGTNPYILMNWQNNVNNLFTLAHEFGHSVHSYYTRKSQPYPYGNYSIFVAEVASTCNEALLNDYLLKTIDDEQKRLYLLNHFLEGFRATVFRQTMFAEFEHQIHQKAQNNEALTADSLTGDYYDLNKKYFGGKDIVIDEEIGLEWSRIPHFYYNYYVYQYATGYSAATALSRQILEEGQPAVSRYLDFLKAGSSDYPIEVLKKAGVDMTGPKPVEDACKAFEKALGEMEQLLS, encoded by the coding sequence ATGGCAAACGAATCAGCAGTAAAAAAATTACCTGCGCGTGATGAGGTGCCGGTAGAGCAGACATGGCGCCTGGAGGATATTTTTGAAACAGATGAAGCTTGGGAGAAGGAATTCCAGGCGGTGAAGGAATTGATTCCCGAAATTAGCGAATACCGTGGAATGCTCGAGGAAAGCGCGGACAGCCTATATAGCGCCCTTCAGAAGCAGGACCATCTGCTGGAGCGGCTCGGTAAGATGTATACATATTCCCATATGAGATATGACCAGGATACGGGAAATTCATTCTACCAGGGACTGGACAGCAGGATGAAGGCTCTTTATTCCCAGGCGGCTAGCCAGCTTGCGTTCATTGTCCCGGAAATCCTGTCGATTGACGAGGGGAAAATTAAAGGGTATCTGGAAGAGAAGCCGGAACTGAAGCTGTATGAGCATGCACTAGAAGAAATCAACCTGCAGCGGCCGCATATCCTGTCAGCCGAACAGGAAGCGTTGCTCGCCGAGGCAGGAGAAGTGATGGCTGCTTCTTCAAATACGTTTGGCATGCTGAACAACGCAGATCTTGAATTCCCGACCATCAAAGATGAGAACGGCGAAGAGGTGGAAGTCACGCATGGCCGTTACTCCAGGTTCCTGGAGAGCGCAGATCAACGTGTCCGCCACGATGCTTTCAAGGCGGTTTATGAGACGTACGGCAACTTCAAAAATACGTTCTCAAGCACGCTCGGCGGCCAGGTGAAGAAGGATAATTTCAATGCTAGAGTCAGGAATTACAAATCGGCGCGCCATGCCGCGCTAGCCGCAAATAATATTCCGGAAAGTGTGTACGACAACCTTGTCAATACGGTCAACGACAACCTCGGGCTGCTCCACCGCTATGTGAAGCTGCGGAAGAAAGTTCTTGGCGTCAATGAGCTTCATATGTATGATTTGTATGCTCCGCTTGTGAAGGACGTCAAGATGGAGATTGAATACGACGAAGCACGGGAACTCGTATTGAAGGGACTGGCCCCGCTTGGCGAGGAATACCAGAGCATCTTGAAGGAAGGGTTTGAGAACCGCTGGGTGGATGTCCACGAAAATAAGGGCAAACGCAGCGGCGCCTATTCTTCAGGTGCATATGGAACAAATCCGTACATTCTGATGAACTGGCAAAATAATGTCAACAATCTATTTACGCTCGCCCACGAATTTGGACATTCTGTGCATAGCTACTATACAAGGAAGAGTCAGCCATACCCATATGGCAACTACAGCATTTTCGTGGCGGAGGTTGCTTCAACATGCAATGAAGCGCTCTTGAATGACTATTTGCTGAAAACGATCGATGATGAGCAAAAGCGCCTTTACTTGCTGAACCACTTCCTGGAAGGCTTCCGGGCGACTGTGTTCCGCCAGACGATGTTCGCCGAGTTCGAGCACCAAATCCATCAGAAGGCGCAGAATAATGAGGCGTTGACCGCGGATTCGCTGACAGGTGATTATTATGACCTGAACAAGAAATATTTCGGCGGCAAGGACATTGTAATTGATGAGGAAATCGGGCTTGAATGGTCAAGGATTCCGCATTTCTATTACAATTATTATGTATACCAGTATGCGACTGGATACAGCGCTGCAACTGCATTAAGCAGGCAAATACTTGAGGAAGGGCAGCCGGCTGTCAGCCGCTATCTCGACTTCCTTAAGGCTGGAAGCTCCGATTATCCAATCGAAGTGCTCAAAAAAGCCGGCGTCGACATGACCGGTCCTAAACCAGTCGAAGACGCATGCAAAGCATTCGAGAAAGCGCTCGGTGAAATGGAACAGTTGCTTAGTTAA
- a CDS encoding DUF1360 domain-containing protein: protein MENITVGLLIVLGLASFRLTRLIVFDKITEFIRSPFLDEVEEDGEIYMIPKPSGIRKWIGGLLSCYWCTGVWASAGLLGLYVFLPKMGIAIIVILAVAAIGGIIETIISRLLGS, encoded by the coding sequence ATGGAAAACATTACTGTGGGTCTTTTAATTGTCCTCGGGCTTGCCTCTTTCAGGCTGACAAGATTGATTGTTTTTGACAAAATCACCGAGTTCATCCGATCGCCCTTTCTTGATGAAGTGGAGGAAGATGGGGAGATTTATATGATTCCGAAGCCGTCGGGAATCAGGAAATGGATTGGCGGGCTGCTCAGCTGTTACTGGTGTACGGGCGTCTGGGCAAGTGCCGGCCTGCTTGGCCTGTATGTGTTTTTGCCTAAAATGGGAATCGCCATCATTGTAATCCTTGCGGTGGCCGCGATAGGCGGCATCATTGAAACAATTATTAGCCGTCTGCTGGGCAGTTGA
- a CDS encoding CotY/CotZ family spore coat protein — protein sequence MSCGSEFFTSNCVCDTLLAIVEAQDKISPATDECTFGCSRAIQELVGGVNTTGADSIPVILICKGTCSPFQATGVRRSTSTTAPFDVVCGCVFRVIDVDPETCCATLEILGIVPEGQTTPVFDLCEGKKKNNGFGCVKNLENAKALARSGVCITVDLNCFCGVSCIFPQNLV from the coding sequence ATGAGCTGTGGTTCAGAATTCTTCACTAGCAACTGTGTTTGTGATACGTTGCTCGCAATCGTGGAGGCCCAAGATAAAATTAGTCCCGCAACAGATGAGTGCACATTCGGATGCAGCAGGGCAATCCAGGAACTGGTAGGCGGAGTCAACACTACCGGTGCGGATAGCATTCCAGTCATCCTGATTTGCAAAGGCACCTGTTCCCCGTTCCAGGCAACTGGCGTAAGGAGGAGTACATCCACCACTGCCCCATTTGATGTGGTCTGCGGCTGTGTCTTCAGAGTCATCGATGTTGATCCTGAAACCTGCTGCGCTACTCTTGAAATCCTGGGTATTGTACCTGAAGGCCAAACAACTCCAGTGTTTGACCTCTGTGAAGGCAAAAAGAAAAATAACGGCTTCGGCTGTGTAAAAAACCTGGAAAACGCAAAGGCGCTAGCAAGGTCAGGCGTATGCATTACAGTCGACCTCAATTGCTTCTGCGGCGTTTCCTGCATCTTCCCGCAAAATCTGGTTTAA
- a CDS encoding globin domain-containing protein yields MAGNLPTPYEALGKETLHRLVDAFYGLVGQHPELAPIFPNDFSEIARKQKQFLTQYLGGPALYTEEHGHPMMRARHLPFPITPTRARAWLSCMSQAMDEVGLEGHIRDEFYARLVLTAQHMINTPEDEQPTGEAE; encoded by the coding sequence ATGGCCGGGAATTTGCCTACGCCTTATGAGGCCCTCGGGAAAGAGACATTGCATCGGCTTGTCGATGCATTTTATGGACTGGTTGGACAGCATCCTGAGCTTGCTCCTATTTTTCCAAATGATTTTTCTGAAATTGCCAGGAAGCAAAAGCAATTTCTTACACAATATCTGGGCGGACCGGCCCTTTATACAGAAGAGCATGGCCATCCGATGATGCGCGCCAGGCATCTCCCTTTTCCGATTACCCCTACAAGGGCAAGGGCATGGCTTTCCTGCATGAGCCAGGCTATGGATGAGGTAGGCCTAGAGGGACATATTCGGGATGAATTTTATGCACGGCTCGTTCTCACAGCACAGCATATGATCAATACTCCTGAAGACGAACAACCGACAGGTGAAGCAGAATGA
- a CDS encoding ClpXP adapter SpxH family protein, which yields MMDQEKRLYAHHCHGPEKKPIEIYIFIDPLCPECWALEPIMKKLKIEYGRYFAIKPVLSGKLTMLNMGKKKRFENIAELWEKTASRSGMSCDASLWEENPVISPYIASIAVKAAELQGRKRGARFLRRLQEMLFLEKKNISNFDVLKECARAIGLDVAEFITDIHSESAAKAFQQDLKITAEMEVDEIPTLVFFNENADEEGIKIAGYYPYEVYVQVLQEMLPEQPKQSPPPSLESFMQFFQLVASKEIAVVYDLSPQQVNREMKKLLLKQKVEQIPAKYGTFWRYIN from the coding sequence ATGATGGACCAAGAAAAACGGCTTTATGCGCATCACTGCCACGGCCCGGAAAAAAAGCCGATTGAAATTTATATTTTCATCGATCCGCTCTGTCCTGAATGCTGGGCACTTGAGCCAATTATGAAAAAGCTTAAGATTGAATATGGCCGCTATTTTGCCATCAAGCCTGTCTTGAGCGGCAAATTGACCATGCTGAATATGGGGAAAAAAAAGCGGTTTGAAAATATCGCCGAGCTGTGGGAAAAGACAGCAAGCCGTTCAGGGATGTCCTGTGATGCCTCCCTATGGGAAGAAAATCCGGTCATTTCTCCCTATATTGCCTCCATTGCTGTTAAGGCTGCCGAATTGCAGGGCAGGAAGCGCGGAGCCCGTTTTCTTCGCAGGCTCCAGGAAATGCTTTTTTTAGAGAAAAAGAATATCTCGAACTTCGATGTCTTAAAGGAATGTGCCCGTGCCATCGGACTTGATGTAGCGGAGTTTATTACCGATATCCATTCAGAAAGCGCGGCAAAAGCTTTTCAGCAGGATTTGAAAATCACCGCTGAAATGGAAGTCGATGAAATACCGACACTGGTTTTCTTCAATGAAAACGCGGACGAAGAAGGAATTAAAATCGCTGGTTATTACCCGTATGAAGTTTACGTTCAGGTGCTTCAGGAAATGCTTCCCGAACAACCGAAGCAATCGCCGCCGCCTTCCCTGGAATCCTTTATGCAATTTTTCCAGCTTGTGGCTTCAAAGGAAATTGCCGTAGTCTATGATCTGTCCCCTCAACAGGTGAACAGGGAAATGAAGAAGCTGCTTTTGAAGCAGAAGGTGGAGCAAATCCCGGCAAAATATGGGACGTTTTGGAGATATATCAATTAA
- a CDS encoding GTP pyrophosphokinase — translation MKNWEQFLAPYKQAVEELKIKLKGMRGQFELDSSPSPIEFVTGRVKPIPSILDKAQHKGIPLDRLEEEMQDIAGLRLMCQFVDDIRKVVALLRNRNDFEIVEERDYISHKKMSGYRSYHVVIRYPVQTIHGEKKILAEIQIRTLAMNFWATIEHSLNYKYKGQFPEAIKTRLQRAAEAAFRLDEEMSTIRGEIQEAQAFFTRKKETNPD, via the coding sequence ATGAAGAATTGGGAACAATTTCTCGCGCCTTATAAGCAGGCTGTCGAAGAATTGAAAATCAAATTAAAAGGGATGAGGGGCCAGTTCGAACTGGATTCAAGCCCATCCCCAATTGAATTTGTTACAGGCAGAGTAAAACCAATTCCTAGTATATTGGATAAAGCGCAGCATAAAGGAATTCCTCTTGATAGGCTGGAGGAAGAAATGCAGGATATCGCGGGACTCAGGCTAATGTGCCAGTTTGTCGATGATATCCGCAAAGTCGTGGCGCTGCTAAGAAACCGGAACGACTTTGAAATTGTCGAAGAGCGGGATTACATCTCACATAAAAAAATGAGCGGCTACCGTTCTTATCACGTGGTGATCCGTTATCCGGTCCAGACAATCCATGGTGAAAAAAAGATTCTTGCAGAAATCCAAATCCGGACCCTGGCGATGAATTTTTGGGCAACGATCGAACATTCCCTAAACTACAAATACAAGGGGCAGTTCCCTGAAGCGATTAAGACCCGGCTGCAGCGTGCCGCCGAAGCGGCATTCAGGCTGGATGAGGAAATGTCGACGATACGCGGCGAAATCCAGGAAGCACAGGCTTTCTTTACAAGGAAAAAAGAGACAAACCCAGATTAA
- a CDS encoding NAD kinase encodes MKFAITTKGDQKSNTLMHKMRTYLLDFDLIYDEDQPDIVISIGGDGTLLYAFHRYSSRLDRTAFVGVHTGHLGFYADWVPEEIEKLVIAIAKTPYQVIEYPLLEVIIRYQHGGKESRYLALNESTVKGLEGTLVMDVDIRGQHFERFRGDGLCVSTPSGSTAYNKALGGAIIHPSIEALQLAEMASINNRVFRTIGSPLILPAHHTCMLKPVNRTDFEVTIDHLTMLHKEVKSIQFRVPEEKVRFARFRPFPFWKRVHDSFISDSD; translated from the coding sequence ATGAAATTTGCGATTACGACAAAGGGCGACCAAAAATCGAATACGCTGATGCATAAAATGAGGACGTATCTTCTTGATTTCGATCTCATTTATGATGAGGATCAGCCGGATATCGTCATTTCAATCGGTGGTGACGGCACCCTGCTTTATGCCTTTCACCGCTATAGCAGCAGGCTGGATCGAACTGCTTTTGTCGGCGTCCATACAGGGCATCTCGGGTTTTATGCCGACTGGGTTCCGGAGGAAATCGAGAAGCTGGTCATTGCGATTGCAAAAACGCCATATCAGGTTATAGAATATCCCCTTCTCGAAGTAATCATCCGCTACCAGCACGGCGGAAAAGAGTCCCGTTATCTCGCTTTGAACGAGTCAACCGTCAAAGGGCTGGAAGGGACACTTGTCATGGATGTGGACATTCGCGGCCAGCACTTTGAGCGCTTCCGTGGTGACGGCCTATGTGTTTCGACTCCATCAGGCAGCACCGCCTATAACAAGGCGCTCGGGGGCGCGATCATCCATCCGTCGATCGAAGCGCTCCAACTCGCGGAAATGGCATCCATCAATAATCGTGTTTTCAGGACAATCGGCTCGCCGCTCATTTTGCCGGCGCACCATACATGTATGCTGAAGCCCGTCAACCGGACTGATTTTGAGGTGACGATCGACCATTTAACGATGCTTCACAAAGAAGTGAAATCCATCCAGTTCCGCGTTCCGGAAGAAAAGGTCCGCTTTGCCAGGTTCAGGCCGTTCCCATTCTGGAAGCGGGTCCATGACTCCTTTATCTCTGATTCGGATTAA